The following proteins are encoded in a genomic region of Cryptococcus gattii WM276 chromosome I, complete sequence:
- a CDS encoding Myosin class V protein MYO2p (Similar to TIGR gene model, INSD accession AAW42813.1), protein MTSLYSKGTLVWISQPLSGWVAGTVESLDLPADGDSSSEVVMTVSHDSDPNTIETLKFPLSTLQNATTDPTSIQTTTLSPGQDCLPVLRNPPALETAEDLANLSNLNEPSVLHAMATRYMQHYPYTYSGIVLLSMNPFTPLNIYETAFVKLYAGQKKGEREPHVFAIAEEALDSMRRGDGGGGVDPTGAGDQTIIVSGERLPDSGAGKTVAAKYILRYFASAHYDSTQSTIVGEDGMSEVEKQILASNPIMEAFGNAKTTRNDNSSRFGKYIEACNVTFGVLTYLLERSRLTYQPASERNYHIFYQLLAGAPSKERKDLSLSMTPRDFGYLAGGGPTSTSIPGVDDSKEFAITQSALSTVGISIERQWHVFRLLAALLHLGNIKISQIRTDAALADDDSALNIATDLLGIPLSDFKKWIIKKQLTTRNEKIVTSLGSTQALVVRDSVAKFLYNSLFHWLVAVVNDSLAGNNEDSRAVKFIGVLDIVSNYGFEHFTKNSFEQFCINWANEKLQQEFYAHVFKLEQEEYVREQISWKFIEFADNQACIDIIEGKMGVLALLDEESRLPGGSDTSFATKLHQELVQPWQKKVFKRPRFQQGAFTITHYAHEVTYDVEGFVEKNRDSVPEEHLSLLQSSTNGFLCEVLAFALKSSEASSQQSFKTPLVVSKRVTPRKHTLGSMFKNSLTSLMDTINNTNVHYIRCIKPNEAKKAWELDSHQVLSQLRACGVLETIRISCDGYPSRWEYAQFAERSGTKMSILNNSFLESLRSRRQYELATTIQKYIRRRLAYKHYKQLKSGAIVIQKWWRGILSRKELVELKKLKVTLWIQSAARGHLSRKRYIQEKKIVVGLQTVARGLLARKKANEMRELTAAVTLQCLFRSCAARREYQTQVKRIVVLQSQWRRKLALKELASLKIEAKSATKLKEISYQLENKVVELTQALQKRLSENKELMSRVAALESETAVLNQRNNELLIERQELEQKLSIALAESSNYDSLVAQKEEVEFELRRKTDKDVEQREEIRLLTAQLDAALCSIEETKASLNLANNQSVEDKTTIDQLRSELSHVREKLSRTNTLNALTKGNGSREGPPSPSAGQGFRHFENAIGLGAAPDQVSLARRRNRRHSMTSGSLFAGDGSHDANQAVKLNPRSASTIYTQDITLHSRDSQGLPLLPSLANTSDEITRLLEDEVSLDDDVLQGLIYQLKIPNPSLHAPPTAKDVLFPAHLISLVSNEMWKRHMRSESERFLAVVMSAVQRHVEFKGEDIIVPGIFWLSNIQEILSFISFAEDEESKGYVPGYDFPNGQDSDWRGYIRLLGVVKHDLDSLEYNIYHTFMLEIKKKLSKMVVPALIESQSLPGFITSEGSGVFSKMLGGIGGAQQPAAKMDDILNLLNKVWKCLKIYYMEESVTHQVMTELLKLIGQLSFNDLLMRRNFSSWKRAMQIQYNVTRIEEWCKAHDMPEGLLQLEHLLQATKLLQLKKATLNDIDILFDVCWILSPAQVQKLISQYHTADYEAPLNAEILRAVAARVKPEDKNDQLLLASETDDVGPYQLPPPREIMNLETYVPAWLNIPTVRRLAALVA, encoded by the exons TCTCATGACTCTGATCCTAATACGATCGAGACACTCAAATTTCCACTGTCTACCTTACAAAACGCAACAACAGATCCCACCAGTATACAAACCACGACTCTATCACCGGGCCAGGACTGTTTACCAGTTCTGAGAAATCCGCCTGCATTGGAGACTGCAGAGGATTTGGCCAATTTGAGTAATCTCAACGAGCCGTCTG TCTTGCATGCAATGGCTACCCGGTACATGCAGCACTATCCTTACACATATTCGGGTATCGTCTTG CTTTCCATGAATCCGTTTACTCCACTCAACATAT ATGAAACAGCGTTTGTAAAACTGTACGCAGGTCAAAAGAAAGGGGAACGAGAACCTCATGTCTTTGCCATTGCAGAGGAAGCGCTTGATTCTATGCGGCGGGGTGACGGTGGAGGAGGTGTTGATCCAACAGGTGCTGGCGATCAGACCATCATCGTCAGTGGCGAAAG ACTACCCGATAGTGGAGCTGGCAAGACAGTAGCTGCCAAGTACATACTCAGATACTTTGCGTCTGCTCACTACGACTCGACCCAGTCGACCATCGTTGGTGAAGACGGCATGAGCGAGGTTGAAAAGCAGATCTTGGCAAGTAATCCCATTATGGAAGCATTTGGCAACGCGAAAACAACTCGGAATGACAACAGTTCGCGCTTTGGGAAATATATTGAGGCATGTAATGTCACGTTCGGCGTTCT AACATACCTTCTTGAGCGGTCACGATTAACCTACCAACCAGCCTCGGAGCGCAATTATCATATTTTTTACCAATTACTTGCCGGCGCCCCTTCGAAAGAGCGCAAGGATCTCTCGCTATCAATGACTCCTCGAGACTTCGGATATCTTGCGGGGGGTGGGCCCACTTCAACCTCGATACCGGGTGTCGATGATTCTAAAGAATTTGCCATTACCCAAAGTGCATTGTCAACTGTTGGGATTTCAATTGAGCGCCAGTGGCATGTTTTTAGGTTATTAGCTGCCTTACTACATTTGGGTAATATCAAAATATCTCAAATAAGGACCGACGCAGCCTTAGCAGATGACGACTCGGCCCTAAACATTGCCACCGATCTGCTCGGCATCCCCCTTTCAGACTTCAAGAAATGGATCATTAAGAAGCAGTTGACGACCAGGAACGAGAAGATAGTGACAAGTTTGGGGAGCACGCAAGCATTGGTTGTACGAGATTCTGTCGCTAAGTTTCTGTACAATAGTTTGTTCCAT TGGCTAGTTGCGGTGGTAAACGATAGTCTAGCGGGGAACAATGAAGACTCCCGTGCAGTGAAGTTTATTGGTGTACTCGATATTGTGAGTAAT TATGGGTTTGAGCACTTCACCAAA AACTCTTTTGAACAATTTTGTATCAATTGGGCAAATGAAAAGCTTCAGCAAGAATTCTATGCCCATGTCTTTAAA CTCGAACAAGAAGAGTACGTGCGAGAGCAAATCAGCTGGAAATTCATTGAGTTTGCCGATAATCAGGCTTGCATTGATATTATAGAAGGCAAAATGGGAGTGCTTGCTCTCCTTGACGAGGAATCGCGATTGCCAGGGGGATCAGATACCTCCTTTGCGACCAAGCTACATCAAGAACTGGTTCAACCATGGCAGAAGAAAGTTTTCAAAAGGCCGCGATTCCAGCAGGGTGCTTTCACAATTACACATTACGCACACGAAGTGACGTATGATGTGGAAGGATTTGTTGAAAAAAATCGGGACTCGGTGCCCGAAGAGCACCTTTCTTTGCTGCAAAGCTCAACCAATGGCTTCCTTTGTGAAGTACTCGCTTTTGCGCTCAAATCCTCGGAAGCTTCTTCCCAGCAGAGTTTCAAAACGCCTCTAGTGGTTTCCAAAAGGGTCACACCTCGCAAACATACCCTGGGCTCAATGTTCAAAAATTCTTTGACGAGCTTGATGGACACCATTAATAACACCAATGTCCATTATATTAGATGCATCAAACCAAACGAAGCGAAAAAAGCCTGGGAATTGGATTCTCACCAAGTTCTAAGCCAGCTTCGCGCATGTGGTGTTTTGGAGACCATTCGCATAAGCTGCGATGGTTATCCCTCTCGGTGGGAATATGCACAATTTGCCGAAAG GAGTGGAACCAAGATGTCGATCTTAAACAACT CTTTTCTAGAATCCCTTCGTTCACGAAGGCAATATGAACTGGCAACGACCATCCAAAAGTACATACGACGGCGTCTCGCGTATAAGCACTACAAGCAGTTGAAGTCAGGAGCTATAGTGATTCAGAAATGGTGGAGAGGCATTTTGTCGAGAAAGGAGCTGGTTGAATTGAAAAAGCTCAAGGTCACTTTGTGGATTCAGAGTGCTGCAAGGGGCCATCTCAGCAGGAAAAGATATATTCAGGAGAAAAAAATTGTTGTAGGGCTTCAAACGG TCGCCCGTGGCCTTCTCGCACGCAAAAAAGCAAACGAAATGAGGGAGTTAACCGCTGCTGTAACTTTGCAATGTCTTTTCCGTAGCTG CGCGGCCCGGCGTGAGTATCAGACTCAAGTCAAGCGTATTGTCGTTCTTCAATCACAGTGGCGCCGCAAGCTGGCATTGAAGGAACTCGCTTCCTTGAAAATTGAAGCAAAGTCCGCCACCAAATTGAAGGAGATTTCATATCAGCTTGAAAACAAGGTAGTAGAGCTCACTCAAGCTCTTCAAAAGCGCCTCAGTGAGAATAAGGAGTTGATGTCCCGAGTTGCTGCTTTGGAGAGTGAGACAGCAGTTTTGAATCAAAGGAACAACGAGCTTTTGATAGAAAGGCAGGAACTGGAACAAAAGCTTTCAATCGCTTTAGCGGAAAGCAGCAATTACGACTCTCTCGTTGCgcagaaggaagaagtggaaTTTGAATTACGCAGAAAAACAGACAAGGACGTTGAGCAGCGAGAGGAAATTCGACTGCTTACTGCACAACTTGATGCTGCGTTATGCTCTATCGAAGAGACCAAAGCGTCTCTTAACCTCGCTAACAATCAAAGCGTGGAAGATAAGACAACCATTGACCAACTACGCTCGGAACTGTCTCATGTACGAGAAAAGCTTTCACGAACCAATACTCTTAATGCCTTGACCAAAGGCAACGGGTCCCGAGAAGGTCCACCTTCACCCTCTGCCGGTCAGGGTTTCCGTCATTTTGAGAATGCCATCGGTTTGGGCGCAGCACCTGACCAGGTTTCTTTGGCTAGGCGGCGTAACAGACGCCATTCGATGACTTCCGGTTCCTTGTTTGCTGGAGATGGCAGTCACGATGCGAATCAAGCTGTGAAGCTCAACCCACGCTCAGCATCGACCATATACACGCAAGACATAACGCTGCACTCGCGCGACTCTCAAGGTTTGCCTCTTTTGCCCTCATTGGCTAATACTTCAGATGAGATTACGAGGTTACTGGAGGATGAGGTATCActtgatgatgatgtccTTCAAGGTCTCATATATCAACTCAAAATTCCAAATCCCAGTTTGCACGCACCTCCAACAGCAAAAGATGTTTTATTCCCAGCACATCTTATCAGCTTGGTCAGTAACGAAATGTGGAAAAGACATATGAGGTCAGAGTCTGAGCGTTTCTTGGCTGTCGTAATGTCAGCTGTGCAGCGCCATGTC GAATTTAAAGGTGAAGATATCATTGTTCCAGGAATCTTCTGGTTGTCCAACATCCAGGAAATTTTGTCCTTCATTTCTTTCGCTGAAGATGAGGAATCGAAAGGTTATGTTCCGGGATATGACTTCCCCAATGGGCAGGATTCAGACTGGCGCGGCTACATCCGTTTGCTTGGTGTCGTCAAGCATGATCTTGATTCACTGGAATATAATATTTATCACACCTTCATGCTTGAGATTAAGAAAAAACTGTCCAAGATGGTTGTACCTGCATTGATTGAGTCCCAATCACTGCCCGGATTCATCACATCTGAAGGCTCTGGAGTGTTTTCTAAGATGCTCGGTGGTATTGGAGGTGCGCAACAGCCAGCAGCTAAAATGGACGATATTTTGAACCTCCTGAACAAGGTCTGGAAGTGTTTGAAAATCTACTACATGGAAGAAAGCGTCACTCATCAGGTGATGACCGAATTGCTCAAACTAATTGGGCAACTCTCTTTCAATGACTTACTCATGCGACGGAACTTCTCTTCCTGGAAAAGAG CTATGCAGATACAATATAACGTCACACGGATTGAGG AGTGGTGCAAAGCCCACGATATGCCCGAAGGTCTTCTCCAGCTGGAGCATCTCTTGCAAGCTACAAAACTACTGCAACTGAAAAAA GCTACCCTGAATGACATCGACATCCTTTTTGATGTTTGCTGGATTCTTTCACCTGCACAAGTTCAAAAACTCATCAGCCAGTACCATACTGCGGATTACGAAGCCCCTCTCAACGCTGAGATCTTACGTGCCGTCGCTGCTCGAGTCAAGCCCGAGGATAAAAATGACCAGCTGCTGCTAGCGTCGGAAACAGATGATGTGGGCCCATATCAGCTACCACCACCCAGAGAAATAATGAATTTGGAGACCT ACGTCCCAGCCTGGCTCAACATTCCAACTGTTCGACGACTGGCAGCGCTCGTAGCTTAG
- a CDS encoding STE20 (Similar to TIGR gene model, INSD accession AAW42811.1) — protein sequence MAFSPSLTPSRPAPVPPRRAAGTAPHTIGVTDTAAAPQSNFSSTSYSPSFSYTNPSIQSTKIADTTRSRTIRSGAASIKEEGLRAFMWSKRWLVLGSAELRIYKNESSSSPVYTVSLEDIQDVQRVDLKPYCVEIETSDKLLYFAFRSDNEVYGWMDDINSRTPRLGVSQPTNFVHQVHVGCDPKSGGFTGLPPQWSKLLTSSAITEEEAARNPEAVLDVLQFYTQQQASDVLEGYQKFPLPSVSNQFLTTGAAATRFEGVGLGGQQQQQQQQRLRSAPFTATGSLATTVASGQRSFNTETKTLAQKEKEIVLNPQRQLLDSVTRPPIGKNDKEMIMRSPGPTVEKRISTMNEVQIMEKLRSVVSAKDPSQLYSKIRKVGQGASGMVFVAKTLSNGKKVAIKQMDLSQQPRKELIVNEIIVMRESQHPNVVNFLDAFLVRGSELWVVMEYMEGGALTDVIENNKLEENQIAAICLETCRGLQHLHSRSIIHRDIKSDNLLMNTQGEVKITDFGFCAKLTDQKSKRATMVGTPYWMAPEVVKQKEYGAKVDIWSLGIMAIEMIENEPPYLDEEPLKALYLITTNGTPTLKSPEKLSQDLKHFLSVCLCVDVAFRATSTELLKHEFLQLACSVQDLAPLLRFKQDTVSFIYSA from the exons ATGGCTTTCAGTCCTTCTCTCACTCCCTCCCGACCAGCACCGGTGCCACCTAGACGGGCTGCAGGCACAGCGCCTCACACGATCGGAGTTACCGATACAGCAGCGGCGCCGCAGTCCAATTTTTCCTCGACCTCGTACTCTCCGTCATTTTCATATACCAACCCATCGATACAGTCGACAAAGATTGCAGACACGACTCGCAGCAGGACTATCCGGTCTGGTGCAGCTAGCATAAAGGAAGAAGGACTGAGAGCATTCATGTGGAGTAAGAGATGGCTAGTTCTAGGATCCGCTGAACTTCGTATCTATAAGAATGAG agttcttcttcacccGTTTACACGGTGTCCCTAGAGGATATACAAGATGTCCAACGAGTAGACTTGAAGCCCTATTGTGTGGAAATTGAAACTAGCGACAAATTGCTTTATTTCGCATTTCGCTCGGATAACGAGGTTTATGGGTGGATGGACGACATCAACAGCAGAACTCCGCGTTTAGGCGTATCCCAACCTACGAACTTCGTTCATCAGGTGCATGTTGGTTGCGACCCAAAGTCGGGGGGGTTCACG GGTCTACCGCCTCAGTGGTCAAAACTTCTCACTTCATCGGCTATCACcgaagaggaagcagcCCGCAATCCAGAAGCTGTACTAGATGTTCTCCAATTCTACACCCAACAGCAAGCTAGCGATGTTCTTGAAGGATACCAAAAATTTCCCCTGCCAAGTGTTTCAAATCAATTCCTAACAACTGGAGCTGCCGCCACCCGATTCGAAGGCGTAGGTTTGGGTGgacaacaacaacagcagcagcagcagcggctTCGATCAGCACCATTTACGGCAACGGGATCGCTGGCGACCACCGTCGCGTCGGGTCAGCGATCATTTAATACCGAAACAAAA ACCTTAGCCcaaaaagagaaagaaatAGTACTTAATCCACAGCGTCAGCTTCTGGACTCTGTCACGCGGCCTCCAATAGGGAAAAATGACAAGGAGATGATTATGCGGAGTCCTGGCCCGACTGTCGAGAAAAGAATCAGTACCATGAACGAAGTACAAATTATGGAAAAGCTGCGATCCGTTGTAAGTGCCAAAGATCCATCTCAACTATATTCAAAAATAAGGAAGGTTGGGCAAGG AGCATCAGGAATGGTTTTCGTTGCCAAAACGCTGTCGAATGGCAAAAAGGTTGCTATCAAACAAATGGATTTATCTCAGCAACCACGCAAAGAGCTCATCGTGAATGAGATTATTGTTATGCGGGAATCTCAACATCCAAACGTTGTTAACTTTCTTGACGCGTTTCTCGTACGAGGTTCAGAACTTTGGGTTGTCATGGAGTATATGGAAGGAGGGGCACTCACAGATGTTATCGAGAATAATAAGTTGGAAGAAAATCAGATTGCAGCGATATGTCTTGAG ACTTGTCGCGGTCTACAACACTTACACTCTAGGTCCATCATTCATCGTGACATCAAGTCTGATAACCTTTTGATGAATACTCAAGGAGAAGTCAAGATAA CCGATTTTGGCTTCTGCGCCAAGCTGACGGATCAAAAGTCTAAGCGCGCTACTATGGTTGGGACACCGTACTGGATGGCCCCTGAAGTGGTTAAGCAAAAGGAATATGGCGCTAAGGTAGACATTTGGTCTTTGGGGATTATGGCTATAGAAATGATCGAAAATGAGCCTCCTTATCTCGATGAAGAACCCCTTAAAGCTCTTTACCTGATAACTACAAATGGCACTCCTACGCTGAAGTCACCCGAGAAACTTAGCCAGGATCTCAAACACTTCTTAAGTGTATGCCTTTGCGTCGATGTCGCGTTCCGGGCAACATCTACTGAGCTTTTGAAG CACGAGTTCTTGCAGTTAGCCTGCTCGGTTCAAGATCTTGCGCCTTTACTAAGGTTCAAGCAAGATACTGTGAGCTTTATTTATTCTGCATGA
- a CDS encoding Electron transfer flavoprotein ETF1-related protein: MLYRSALRTSRAFTPRLALSHSRLVSSLVFLEHKAGKLSEASLSAVTAAKTLGNDTHGLLVGTKSEIENALDRAKEIKGLSKIYLARSDSYSHSLAEALASLLASIVSAKDVSHLFAAHTAVGKNVFPRLAGLLDSSLIADIIALESSGDTFTRPIYAGNAVLTIKSSPKDSVKIVTVRSTAFDKAPVAAGSAVIEDVDIITVDTPTQFVSEELTVSSRPDLASAARVVSGGRALKSKESFDAILNPLADSLGAAVGASRAAVDAGYADNSLQVGQTGKVVAPELYVAIGISGAIQHLAGMKESKMIIAINKDPDAPIFQVADVGLVADLFESVPQLVKELGNVKV, translated from the exons ATGCTTTACAGATCAGCTCTCAGAACTTCTCGTGCTTTTACCCCCCGACTCGCATTATCGCACAGCAGGCTTGTCTCGTccctcgtcttcctcgAGCATAAAGCTGGGAAGCTCAGTGAAGCTTCACTTAGTGCTGTGACTGCTGCCAAGACGTTAGGCAATGAC ACGCACGGCCTTCTTGTAGGCACTAAGTCTGAAATAGAAAATGCCCTTGATAGGGCCAAAGA GATCAAAGGCCTATCTAAAATTTACTTGGCGAGATCGGACTCTTATTCGCACTCTCTCGCTGAAG CTCTAGCGTCCTTACTTGCTTCTATTGTATCAGCGAAGGACGTTTCCCACCTTTTCGCAGCGCACACGGCTGTTGGAAAAAATGTCTTTCCTAGATTGGCTGGATTGCTAGACAGCTCTTTG ATTGCCGACATTATAGCCCTTGAATCATCAGGCGACACTTTCACTCGACCGATTTATGCGGGTAATGCGGTTCTGACCATAAAATCATCCCCCAAAGATTCTGTCAAAATTGTAACCGTGCGATCTACAGCATTTGACAAAGCACCTGTCGCAGCTGGATCTGCGGTTATTGAGGATGTTGATATTATAACCGTTGACA CTCCTACTCAATTTGTTTCCGAAGAATTGACCGTATCTTCTCGCCCTGACCTAGCATCGGCTGCTAGGGTCGTATCCGGTGGTCGTGCACTCAAATCTAAAGAAAGCTTTGATGCAATTTTGAACCCTCTGGCTGATTCTCTTGGCGCTG CTGTTGGGGCGTCAAGGGCCGCGGTAGATGCAGGATATGCCGACAACTCCCTTCAAGTCGGTCAAACAGGCAAG GTCGTTGCCCCTGAGCTGTATGTTGCGATTGGTATTTCTGGTGCAATCCAGCATCTGGCAGGTATGAAGGAGTCGAAGATGATCATCGCGATCAACAAGGATCCGGATGCTCCTATCTTCCAAGTAGCTGATGTGGGACTTGTCGCGGATCTCTTTGAGTCTGTGCCTCAGTTAGTTAAGGAGCTTGGCAATGTCAAGGTCTAG
- a CDS encoding Pheromone receptor STE3p, putative (Similar to TIGR gene model, INSD accession AAW42809.1) encodes MHDLSLVIFSGIGILLVLLPLPLHWRARNAGTLLLITWLFIANVIFFVNGIVWWNSYDLPSSPIWCDIASKLFIGVPVGISATSLCITRRLVMIASSTAVTINQRQKHIALAIDLFLGIGMPMLVMALHYIVQPHRVDIIEGYGCQPVTWPGIPALFAVTWWSPLLTIIAAGYGVVALRFFLYRRLQFHTVLRSSRGGLDSRHYLRLMALASVDIILGLPATLFTLIVNIRQRQSYPSWDWVHLDWSRIELYPASSVLPDAQKTIAIVLPRWLAPLLSIIFFLFFGVSIDAMGEYARWFRAIQAKTPFLPFHQKEILPIAAPKLGSTIVKPSGADWKDSTNPNDDPLEGSYFDDLDRFDSTPGVVRGGVMVAVSVERAVV; translated from the exons ATGCACGACCTCAGCCTCGTCATTTTCAGCGGAATCGGTattctccttgtccttctACCTCTGCCTCTTCATTGGCGTGCTCGAAATGCCGGCACTTTGCTATTGATTACATGGCTTTTCATCGCCAACGTTATTTTTTTCGTTAATGGCATTGTCTGGTGGAACAGCTATGACTTGCCATCATCCCCAATCTGGTGCGATATAG CAAGCAAGCTTTTCATTGGAGTCCCCGTTGGCATTTCAGCCACCAGTCTTTGTATCACTCGTCGCCTAGTGATGATTGCATCGTCTACCGCCGTTACGATAAATCAGCGTCAGAAACATATTGCTCTTGCAATCGATTTATTTTTGGGTATCGGGATGCCAATGCTTGTTATGGCCCTACATTACATCGTCCAACCGCATCGTGTCGACATCATCGAAGGCTATGGATGTCAGCCTGTGACTTGGCCTGGAATTCCAGCTCTCTTTGCGGTTACCTGGTGGTCTCCTTTGCTGACAATCATTGCTGCTGGGTACGGCG TCGTCGCTTTGCGATTTTTTCTTTACCGACGTTTGCAATTCCATACAGTTTTGAGATCTTCCAGAGGTGGTTTGGACAGCCGCCATTATCTTCGGCTGATGGCCCTCGCGAGCGTTGATATCATCCTTGGCTTGCCTGCAACATTATTCACTCTAATCGTAAACATTCGACAAAGGCAATCGTATCCATCGTGGGACTGGGTTCATCTCGATTGGTCTCGTATCGAACTGTACCCTGCATCTTCCGTCCTTCCAGATGCTCAAAAAACAATAGCTATTGTCTTGCCAAGATGGCTAGCGCCTCTCTTATCTATCATATTCTTCCTGTTCTTTGGAGTGTCAATCGATGCGATGGGGGAATATGCCAGATGGTTCCGAGCAATTCAGGCTAAAACTCCTTTTTTACCTTTTCACCAAAAAGAAAT CCTTCCTATAGCGGCTCCGAAACTGGGATCGACCATAGTCAAACCTAGCGGAGCGGACTGGAAAGACTCTACAAACCCAAATGACGATCCACTGGAAGGCAGTTATTTCGACGACTTAGATAGATTTGACTCTACTCCAGGAGTAGTCCGGGGTGGCGTGATGGTTGCCGTCTCGGTCGAGCGTGCTGTTGTTTGA
- a CDS encoding Serine-threonine protein kinase IKS1p, putative (Similar to TIGR gene model, INSD accession AAW43171.1): MIDDEDPSRNMVGTEELGLDWRPIGHTSNQLVLYHPASHALRVRTQPPSPPRSTFPSNLVRANDALRRRSPDSATRPLCLLCRQPVPRNGLGEVAAISGMDSYFQTLEHVHSESESFSQGMGVDDLLNSPQTDSSNEENLSATGYYARFFQEVRKLGMGAEGSVYLAVHHIDGDTLGTYAVKKIAVGESKEYLHKMLREVKLLEALRHTNIIPYYHAWIDTTRFSDLAPPVLALHVLMMYASGGNLDSLLLSRSHSTGFATGLSANDVADAESIEKLPKEERIKAFKRRRQTAKTERENRCAGISRLQRPFIGGMGAFRAENRGILLLSFEEIAQLFGDITEGLSFLHSNSILHLDLKCSNVLLHWEEGKLVPKAMLSDFGTSEEMLRGERERTGHTGTMEYAPETLIQDAEGRFRPSDSHADMWSLGMILYKMMFLKLPYEECDNYDVLRAQIISYMGFLPDGSLLQSLQRRHIPQSFVFLLKKLLDIHPEKRPSAEKTRSVLADIKHHSNQMEGSSSKILGQRLTSFESLSYPNEGNCRRDSAVVNGGHLNADATTSNNVLLPFSSLSKSTLLPSLIDAPERTMACFTSPAVRLALLFGKLVSIQPSVSGVRLPAAVAVVLILLAITDLAHQGSLLWSLTCLIAHCAAVSNFFYNEV, encoded by the exons ATGATAGACGACGAGGACCCCAGTAGAAATATGGTAGGTACGGAAGAGTTGGGACTGGATTGGAGGCCCATTGG CCATACTTCGAATCAACTTGTTTTATATCATCCTGCTTCACATGCTCTACGAGTTCGTACGCAACCGCCGTCGCCACCACGTTCCACTTTTCCTAGCAACCTCGTGCGAGCGAACGATGCGCTTAGAAGGCGATCTCCCGATTCGGCGACTAGGCCACTGTGCTTGCTCTGCCGACAACCCGTTCCTAGAAACGGTCTCGGTGAGGTTGCTGCAATATCTGGCATGGATAGTTATTTCCAAACATTAGAACATGTCCATTCAGAATCCGAAAGTTTCTCTCAAGGTATGGGAGTCGACGATCTGTTGAACTCCCCGCAAACGGATTCATCGAACGAAGAGAACTTATCAGCGACAGGGTATTATGCTCGGTTCTTCCAAGAAGTACGAAAACTGGGAATGGGCGCCGAGGGAAGTGTATATCTGGCTGTACATCACATTGACGGCGATACCTTAG GAACGTATGCAGTAAAGAAAATAGCCGTTGGCGAATCCAAGGAATATCTTCACAAAATGCTACGTGAAGTGAAGTTGTTGGAAGCTCTGAGACATACCAACATTATACCTTACTATCATGCGTGGATTGACACGACTCGATTCTCTGA TCTCGCTCCCCCGGTTCTTGCCCTACATGTTCTCATGATGTACGCTTCTGGCGGAAATCTTGATTCACTACTCCTATCACGATCGCATTCTACAGGATTCGCGACCGGTCTCTCAGCAAACGACGTTGCCGATGCCGAATCAATTGAGAAGTTACCAAAAGAAGAACGTATCAAAGCCTTCAAACGTAGAAGGCAAACTGCCAAAACCGAGCGGGAAAATCGGTGCGCTGGCATATCACGTCTGCAGCGACCATTTATAGGTGGTATGGGTGCCTTCAGAGCAGAAAACAGAGGTATACTTCTACTCAGTTTTGAAGAAATCGCTCAGCTTTTCGGAGACATAACTGAGGGATTATCTTTTCTT CATTCAAACTCCATTTTGCATTTGGACCTGAAATGCTCCAATGTTCTTCTGCActgggaggaaggaaagtTGGT ACCCAAGGCGATGTTGTCCGACTTTGGCACTTCAGAAGAGATGCTTagaggagagagagaaaggaCAGGCCATACTGGGACAATGGAGTAC GCACCAGAGACACTAATCCAAGACGCCGAAGGACGTTTCCGACCATCTGATTCGCATGCAGACATGTGGTCCCTTG GGATGATTTTGTACAAGATGATGTTTTTGAAACTACCCTATGAAGAATGCGACAACTATGATGTTCTTCGCGCTCAAATTATTTCCTATATGGG CTTCCTACCAGATGGGTCTTTACTGCAGAGTTTACAGCGCCGACATATTCCACAAAGTTTTGTCTTCCTTCTCAAGAAATTATTGGATATCCATCCGGAAAAGCGTCCTTCTGCTGAGAAGACAAGAAGTGTTTTAGCGGACATT AAGCATCATTCAAATCAAATGGAGGGTTCTTCTTCGAAGATACTTGGACAAAGGCTTACATCATTTGAGAGCCTCTCTTATCCCAATGAAGGTAATTGTCGAAGAGATTCAGCAGTCGTCAACGGCGGTCACCTCAATGCCGACGCGACTACGTCAAACAAcgttcttcttcccttttcctcatTGTCAAAGAGCACTTTACTACCATCACTCATCGATGCCCCTGAGCGCACAATGGCCTGCTTTACTAGTCCCGCGGTGCGCCTAGCACTGTTGTTCGGCAAGCTTGTTTCCATTCAGCCTAGTGTCTCCGGTGTCAGATTACCGGCTGCTGTTGCAGTCGTCCTCATTCTCTTAGCCATTACTGATTTGGCTCACCAAGGATCACTTCTCTGGTCTTTGACCTGTTTGATAGCTCACTGTGCTGCAGTTTCCAATTTCTTTTACAACGAGGTATAG